In Candidatus Methylomirabilota bacterium, the DNA window TGTAGGGCGCGTTCCGACCGCCGTACACCGTGAGGCCGGCCCGCTCCAGCCCTTCGCGCAGCGTGCGCGCGTTGTCCATGTAGGAGTCGACGAGCCCGCGCACCTGCTTCTGGCCCTCGGGGGTGTAGACCGCGGCGGCGGCCCGCTGCACGATGTACGGCGGGCCGTTCGACTTGGTCGCGGTGCGCCGCAGCCAGAGCTGGTTCAGGCTGGCCGCCGCGCCGGCCGCGGTGCGGCCCTGCGCTTCGCGCGGCACCACCGTGTAGGCCATCCGCAGGCCGGTGAAGCCGGCGCTCTTGGAGAAGCTGCGCGACTCGATCGCGACCGCGCGCGCCCCCTCGATCTCGTAGATCGACCGCGGCACGTCGGGATCGCGGATGTAGGCCTCGTAGGCCGCGTCGTAGACGATCACCGCCTCGTGCGCGCGCGCGTAGTCCACCCAGCGGCGCAGCATCGCGCGGGTCATCACCGCGCCGGTCGGGTTGTTCGGGTAGCAGAGATAGATGAGGTCGACGGGCCGGTCGGGCAGCGCGGGCTGGAAGTCGTTCTCGGCGGTGCACGGCAGGTAGACGAAGCCGGGGTAGCGGCCGCTCGCGTCGGCGGGGCCGGAGCGCCCCGCGATGACATTGGCGTCGGCGTAGACCGGATAGGCCGGATCCATCAGGGCCACCACCGCGTCCGGCGCGAACAGCTCCTGGATGTTGGCCGCGTCGCTCTTGCCGCCGTCGCTGACGAAGATCTCGTCGGGCGCGAGCGTCACGCCGCGGCTGCCGAAGTCGTGCTCGGCGATCGCGGCGCGGAGGAACTCGTAGCCCACGTAGGGCCCGTAGCCTCGGAGGGTCTCGGCCCGTGCCTGCTCCCGGGTGGCCGCCTGCAGGGCGTCCACCACCACCGGCGGCAGCGGCAGCGTGACGTCGCCGATGCCGAGATCGATCAGGCGGGCGTCGGGATGCGCGGCCCGGTACGCCTGGGTCCGCTTCTTGACCTCGGCGAAGAGGTAGCTCGCCTTGAGATTGAGGAACGCCTCGTTGATCCGCGGCACGCCGGCTCCTCCTTCCTCGATGCTCGACCGCCCGGTCAGGACGCCGTTTCGGGACGGGAGCGGGCCCCCCCGGAGACGGTGATGGTGACGGTCTCCGTCCCGACCCGACCGTTCTCTCCGGCCGCGAGCGTGATGCGGTGCTGGCCCTCGGACAGCCGATCGACCCGCACACTGGCTCCCCGCCCGAGGTCGCCATCGAGCGACGACGTCCAGCGGAGGTGGTCCCGCTCGACCCGGGATTCCTCCATCCAGAAACCCTGTCCGAGCAGCTGCATCGGTCCGCCGGCAGCCACCACGGCTCCGTCGACCGGCGCCACGATGAACGCCTGACACCGCTTGAGGGCCACCGCGAAGGGCGGGCTCTCGACCGTGGTGGTATCGACGCCGTCCGTCGCGACGACCGCGACGAGGCATCGCTCGCCCCCCGGCAGCTGATCGAAGTCGACCGTGGCGTCGCGCGCCTCGGTGCGCCATCCCACCCGCTGCCAGCGCCGGCCCCCGTCGTGGCTGTACCGCAGCAAGAACTGGAGCGCGGCATCGCGAGGGGACCGTGCCTCCCAGGTCACGCGGTGCCGCCCGTGGATCTCGTCCGGCGGCCGCCAGGTCAACGCAACCTCGGGAGGCCGCTCCGCGCGCCGGATCTCGAGCACGACGCGGTCCCGGTGCGTGAAGCGCACCGCGCGCGTGTCGGGGTGAAACGGCACCCAGCCGCGCACCGCCTCCGTTGCCGGCCGGCCGTCGTAGGTGCACGGCGAGTAGACCCGCAGCGGGTAGCGGCCCAG includes these proteins:
- a CDS encoding LL-diaminopimelate aminotransferase translates to MPRINEAFLNLKASYLFAEVKKRTQAYRAAHPDARLIDLGIGDVTLPLPPVVVDALQAATREQARAETLRGYGPYVGYEFLRAAIAEHDFGSRGVTLAPDEIFVSDGGKSDAANIQELFAPDAVVALMDPAYPVYADANVIAGRSGPADASGRYPGFVYLPCTAENDFQPALPDRPVDLIYLCYPNNPTGAVMTRAMLRRWVDYARAHEAVIVYDAAYEAYIRDPDVPRSIYEIEGARAVAIESRSFSKSAGFTGLRMAYTVVPREAQGRTAAGAAASLNQLWLRRTATKSNGPPYIVQRAAAAVYTPEGQKQVRGLVDSYMDNARTLREGLERAGLTVYGGRNAPYIWIRTPAGTSSWDFFDRLLAEAQVVGVPGSGFGPSGEGYFRVTAFGSHADSVEAVQRIATRLRG